Proteins from a single region of Carassius gibelio isolate Cgi1373 ecotype wild population from Czech Republic chromosome A5, carGib1.2-hapl.c, whole genome shotgun sequence:
- the LOC128014998 gene encoding uncharacterized protein LOC128014998 codes for MGQNQGKEGELGQDNSSAGPEEKGPSPDPGGAEEEGNLTIETHEVWTDEENTARRRLDGGPGRESSSPTPVNGLDSPGKMCAPMDEGVLEGGDVEREGGRKNSEEGRAKPLAPQQLNVITQSDSTWEAGEPNYNRKDLESTLEDHQDNLRCDLPGKDKIERLRKEEKTCASYVKNEMESVCGDHAKLKSQEEVRKLDFEAACDISLKSTWPTLEILERKEISKPSGGDANTNVNFTVQDQALVITENVLLKTSMNESQNKGLINKRTTSNLVMNSQAGTSKDTTKGIQHSKEEIQKKLPVNPHKVVTETPNAEHSSSETVETQGWSMKDVHSAREPETPHAEQSSLKNIETQGQAIKYVCRDRENVMGCQPANDVIKTRFTSLSLAGADLQCKAVSLERVQSPEDLGTLEVASKSPCFHSESHRQIYAGEFTQDELQKERQFNVSYLESPWTKDPSLGRSPTGGHKNKDGIRGTEERGNLKSASKGLYHSHENKPEIKDLSLRGTETEDGCFVTSNIASVGTLGENKPWLQSYEDEKHITFSEDITDSNPHSKSGVQVMQKNEKEDLPLLAKAKVHTEKNLEWFLDEMSPQAVIQTLPETPKDTTHEMDPEHSSSISAVIDAEDATKQQRLDGNANANSVRDRVGKSNQNTISLHKETSATGSISELIAGPDTASGHIDDRPSVDKKTEVTVSGSSHLQEKCFLKIFTNTSTHSTISQTDVSDQVWAAWAAGAALADNAANTSAAQDVQHSSSMCNLISMQANEKQDKEQNKLSTQANCHVFEEKPSSQLDQKHATESNPTTIMETPQGAQKRHVSDMIKETIELQKKMKEWTKPTEARVDLTLDPTQSVKVSQMKAAFDPPRKSPDKALERKPSVRKGRNLSETDAIHT; via the coding sequence ATGGGACAAAACCAGGGCAAGGAGGGGGAGCTAGGGCAGGACAACAGCTCTGCAGGACCAGAGGAAAAGGGACCAAGCCCAGACCCTGGGGGGGCCGAAGAGGAAGGAAATCTAACCATTGAAACTCATGAGGTCTGGACAGATGAGGAGAACACAGCCAGAAGAAGATTGGATGGAGGCCCAGGCAGGGAGTCATCATCACCTACACCAGTGAATGGTTTGGATTCTCCTGGTAAGATGTGCGCTCCCATGGATGAGGGAGTTTTGGAGGGAGGGGATGtcgagagagagggaggaagaaaGAATAGTGAGGAAGGCAGGGCTAAACCGCTGGCTCCACAGCAGCTGAATGTAATCACACAGTCTGACAGCACATGGGAGGCTGGTGAACCAAACTACAACAGAAAAGACTTGGAGAGTACACTAGAAGACCATCAGGACAACCTAAGGTGTGACCTTCCTGGTAAAGACAAAATTGAAAGGCTTCGCAAAGAAGAAAAGACGTGTGCTTCATATGTAAAgaatgaaatggagtctgtctGTGGAGATCACGCCAAGCTAAAGAGTCAGGAAGAGGTCAGAAAACTCGATTTTGAAGCTGCCTGTGATATTAGTCTAAAAAGTACATGGCCTACCTTGGAGATTCTGGAAAGGAAGGAAATTTCAAAACCAAGTGGTGGGGATGCCAACACCAACGTTAACTTCACGGTTCAAGACCAAGCTTTAGTCATTACCGAAAATGTCTTGTTGAAGACCAGCATGAATGAATCGCAAAACAAGGGGCTGATTAACAAGCGCACAACATCAAACCTTGTGATGAACTCACAAGCGGGAACATCAAAGGACACTACTAAGGGAATTCAGCACAGCAAAGAAGAAATACAGAAGAAGCTGCCAGTGAATCCACATAAGGTTGTAACAGAAACCCCAAACGCTGAACATTCCTCCTCAGAAACTGTCGAAACCCAAGGGTGGTCAATGAAGGATGTCCACTCAGCCAGAGAACCAGAAACCCCACATGCTGAACAGTCCTCTCTGAAGAACATTGAAACCCAGGGGCAGGCAATAAAATATGTCTGCAGAGACAGAGAAAATGTAATGGGGTGTCAGCCAGCAAATGATGTCATAAAGACCAGATTTACTAGTTTATCTCTGGCAGGTGCGGATTTACAATGCAAAGCTGTGAGTCTGGAAAGAGTGCAGAGCCCAGAGGACCTCGGCACCTTGGAAGTGGCATCCAAGTCACCTTGTTTTCACTCTGAGAGCCATCGACAAATATATGCAGGTGAATTCACACAGGACGAGCTTCAGAAAGAAAGGCAAtttaatgtgtcatacttggagAGCCCTTGGACAAAGGACCCTTCACTTGGGAGATCACCCACTGGAGGtcacaaaaataaagatggcataAGAGGGACTGAAGAAAGAGGAAATCTGAAATCTGCTTCAAAGGGTCTGTATCATTCCCATGAAAATAAACCTGAGATAAAAGATCTTTCTCTGCGTGGAACAGAAACGGAAGACGGTTGTTTTGTGACATCTAATATTGCCAGTGTAGGTACGCTGGGTGAAAACAAACCCTGGCTACAAAGCTATGAAGATGAGAAGCATATTACATTCTCTGAAGACATTACAGATTCGAACCCCCATAGTAAATCTGGTGTTCAAGTtatgcaaaaaaatgaaaaagaggaTCTCCCTCTTTTAGCAAAGGCCAAAGTACACACAGAGAAAAATTTAGAATGGTTTCTGGATGAAATGAGTCCACAGGCAGTGATACAAACCCTTCCAGAGACGCCGAAGGATACAACACATGAGATGGATCCAGAACATTCTTCTTCAATAAGTGCAGTGATTGATGCAGAAGATGCTACAAAACAACAGAGGTTAGATGGAAACGCTAATGCTAACTCAGTGAGAGACCGGGTCGGCAAGTCTAATCAGAATACCATCAGCTTGCACAAGGAAACATCTGCAACTGGTTCCATCTCTGAGCTCATTGCTGGTCCAGATACAGCTTCAGGTCACATAGATGATAGGCCAAGTGTGGACAAGAAAACAGAAGTCACTGTGTCTGGTTCTTCTCATCttcaagaaaaatgttttttgaagatTTTTACAAATACGTCAACCCATTCCACTATAAGCCAGACAGACGTATCTGATCAGGTCTGGGCCGCTTGGGCTGCTGGAGCTGCATTAGCAGACAACGCAGCAAACACATCTGCTGCACAAGATGTGCAACATTCCTCCTCCATGTGCAACCTAATAAGTATGCAAGCTAACGAGAAACAAGATAAAGAGCAGAACAAGCTGTCGACACAAGCAAATTGTCATGTGTTCGAGGAGAAACCTTCAAGCCAGCTTGACCAAAAGCACGCAACAGAAAGCAACCCAACCACCATCATGGAAACACCACAGGGTGCACAGAAAAGACATGTTTCTGATATGATAAAGGAAACTATTGAGTTGCAGAAAAAGATGAAGGAGTGGACCAAGCCAACTGAGGCCCGAGTTGATCTGACCTTAGATCCAACACAGTCTGTGAAAGTGTCACAGATGAAAGCAGCATTTGATCCACCAAGGAAATCACCTGACAAAGCACTAGAGAGAAAACCTTCAGTAAGAAAAGGTAGGAACCTTTCTGAGACGGATGCTATTCATACATAA